One window from the genome of Synechococcus sp. PROS-7-1 encodes:
- the nusB gene encoding transcription antitermination factor NusB → MQTRSLSRELALLVLSQCAERDRSLSVDSLEVLLQKALESLMQHWREVLDRCAADLEKAQQSLLDSELQEGSTAAVMPVRDHLRESLSNAEQVLNGLSASLELPRLLALADQEMVQKEAMRRIQLVLDARPSLDDQLDGVMEGWRLSRLPRIDRDILRLAVVDLQSMQTPASVACNEAVELANRYSDEQGRRMINGVLRRLQNASSQAVS, encoded by the coding sequence ATGCAGACCCGTTCCCTCTCCCGTGAGCTCGCCTTGCTCGTGCTCAGCCAGTGTGCCGAGAGGGATCGTTCCCTTTCGGTCGACTCTCTCGAGGTTCTTCTGCAGAAGGCGCTGGAAAGTTTGATGCAGCATTGGCGGGAGGTTCTCGATCGATGCGCTGCTGATCTGGAAAAGGCCCAGCAATCCTTGTTGGACAGTGAGCTTCAGGAGGGATCAACGGCCGCAGTCATGCCCGTTCGTGATCATCTGCGTGAATCCTTATCCAATGCGGAGCAGGTGCTGAACGGTCTCTCGGCAAGCCTTGAGTTACCTCGTTTGTTGGCACTGGCTGATCAGGAAATGGTGCAGAAGGAGGCCATGCGCAGGATTCAACTGGTCCTCGATGCCCGTCCATCCCTTGATGACCAGCTCGATGGGGTGATGGAGGGCTGGCGTCTGAGTCGCCTTCCTCGCATCGATCGCGACATCCTCCGCCTTGCTGTTGTTGATCTGCAATCGATGCAGACACCTGCGTCTGTCGCCTGTAACGAAGCCGTCGAGCTCGCCAACCGCTACAGCGATGAGCAGGGTCGCCGCATGATCAATGGGGTGCTGCGCCGCCTGCAGAATGCCTCTTCCCAGGCAGTGTCCTGA
- the ftsY gene encoding signal recognition particle-docking protein FtsY, producing the protein MVYDWFNRQSETAPTQPPADPEASSPESQQETAVNADDDPLEWARQAYARLKAQKEQANAIAAEPVPESIPEAESESQPESAAEPEPAAAEQAPVAGLSLLEQAAAQRQERQQQLEQEPEVADQPIADATVEVDRDEEPTLGDFDDTFTWSAEVLAAQGRQAGQVTLEEIDWLSRLRQGLEKTRQGFVTGLLENLGDDPLTPEVLDDLESLLLRADAGVKATDQVLDALRKRMNEQVVDPSEGIRFLKEQLRDLLEAPIKSSGVDLLAPQRGQLNVWLMVGVNGVGKTTTLGKLANLAVRSGYSAMIAAADTFRAAAVQQVQVWGDRSDVPVVANPSANADPAAVVFDAIGAARSKGTDLVLVDTAGRLQTKHNLMEELNKIRRVVDRLAPDATVESLLVLDASQGQNGLKQAMAFARAAGLTGVVITKLDGTARGGVALAVASEAGLPIRFIGAGEGIRDLRPFNSFEFVEALLAGR; encoded by the coding sequence ATGGTCTACGACTGGTTCAACCGGCAGTCTGAGACTGCTCCAACCCAACCCCCAGCCGATCCCGAAGCTTCATCGCCGGAATCGCAGCAGGAAACGGCTGTCAATGCCGACGACGATCCTCTGGAGTGGGCTCGGCAGGCCTATGCCCGTTTGAAAGCGCAGAAGGAGCAGGCCAATGCGATCGCAGCAGAACCGGTTCCTGAATCAATCCCCGAAGCGGAATCCGAATCCCAACCTGAATCTGCAGCAGAGCCAGAGCCAGCTGCAGCAGAGCAAGCACCCGTTGCTGGTTTGTCCCTGCTTGAGCAGGCCGCGGCCCAACGCCAGGAACGACAGCAGCAGCTCGAGCAGGAGCCGGAGGTCGCCGACCAACCGATTGCTGATGCAACCGTTGAAGTCGATCGCGATGAGGAGCCGACTCTTGGTGATTTTGACGACACCTTCACTTGGTCTGCGGAAGTGCTCGCCGCCCAGGGCCGTCAGGCAGGGCAGGTCACCCTCGAGGAGATCGACTGGCTCAGTCGCTTGCGGCAAGGCCTGGAGAAAACCCGACAAGGTTTTGTTACCGGGCTTCTGGAGAACCTGGGTGATGACCCCCTCACCCCAGAGGTGCTCGATGATTTGGAGTCGTTGCTGCTTCGCGCCGACGCTGGGGTGAAGGCCACCGACCAGGTGCTGGATGCCTTGCGCAAGCGCATGAACGAGCAGGTGGTGGACCCGAGCGAAGGGATTCGTTTCCTCAAAGAGCAGCTTCGAGATCTCTTAGAGGCTCCGATCAAGTCAAGCGGCGTTGATCTACTGGCACCTCAGCGCGGTCAGCTGAATGTTTGGCTGATGGTCGGCGTGAACGGGGTGGGAAAGACCACAACCCTTGGCAAGCTGGCCAATCTGGCGGTCCGCAGCGGCTACTCCGCCATGATTGCTGCCGCTGACACGTTCCGGGCGGCTGCAGTACAGCAGGTGCAGGTTTGGGGTGATCGCAGCGACGTTCCAGTGGTGGCGAACCCTTCTGCGAATGCCGATCCCGCAGCTGTGGTGTTTGATGCCATCGGGGCTGCCCGATCGAAAGGTACGGATCTGGTGCTGGTGGACACCGCCGGTCGCCTGCAGACCAAACACAACCTGATGGAAGAGCTCAACAAGATTCGCCGGGTTGTGGATCGCTTGGCCCCAGACGCAACCGTGGAATCCCTGCTCGTGCTCGATGCCAGCCAAGGACAGAACGGTCTCAAACAAGCGATGGCCTTTGCCCGTGCAGCTGGGCTGACCGGGGTGGTCATCACCAAACTCGATGGCACGGCCCGGGGCGGTGTCGCTCTGGCTGTTGCATCAGAAGCCGGGCTTCCGATCCGTTTTATCGGTGCCGGTGAAGGGATCCGTGATCTGCGGCCTTTCAACAGTTTTGAATTCGTGGAAGCGCTGCTCGCCGGTCGCTGA
- a CDS encoding PP2C family protein-serine/threonine phosphatase: MSSKPPRRHPASPARSASQQPLTATASLRQLLDSLVREQRSNQELLVSIGFALRSFTNLNRFLELVPVVAARLVGVEGALLVPFQGDGRLWADQIQMLPGVRSAPLLQTLSQHEPGRSAGFGSDDALVLALDRLVQGQLGSAGMFATSVVARGRQRGRLYVFEPKGSLVWSDVYRRQVQLVADLTGVAIENDQMLQEARRHERVDRQLSIGAEIQAQLLPDHCPVIEGVELAARCRPAFQVGGDYYDFIPTRPELIGRRRERGRWALVMGDVMGKGVPAGLLMTMLRGMLRAEVLSGLPPDRILHDLNQLALEDLSQSHRFVTLFYSDFDPRTRRLRFANAAHNPPLIWRAQQRTISRLDAPGLLIGLQPEADYGTGSIVLEPGDVLLYYTDGVTEAPGITGDRFDEARLIRSLESACRSGTGSQGILDQLFDRLDRFVGADRQLEDDASMVVLKVREEVMLPSVPRSPA; encoded by the coding sequence GTGAGCAGCAAGCCACCACGGCGACATCCGGCCTCCCCTGCCCGTAGTGCCAGTCAGCAGCCCCTGACGGCGACAGCATCGCTGCGTCAGCTTCTCGACAGCCTGGTTCGCGAACAACGCTCCAACCAGGAGTTGTTGGTGTCAATCGGGTTTGCTCTGCGCAGTTTCACCAACCTCAACCGTTTTCTCGAACTCGTCCCCGTCGTGGCAGCGCGCCTGGTTGGCGTTGAAGGTGCATTGCTGGTGCCGTTTCAGGGGGATGGTCGCCTCTGGGCGGATCAGATTCAGATGCTTCCCGGCGTGCGTTCGGCGCCGCTGCTTCAGACGTTGAGTCAGCACGAACCTGGCCGGTCTGCAGGGTTCGGCTCTGATGACGCTCTTGTGCTGGCGCTGGATCGGTTGGTGCAGGGTCAGCTGGGGTCTGCCGGGATGTTTGCCACCTCTGTGGTGGCGAGAGGCCGACAGCGAGGTCGTCTTTACGTGTTTGAGCCCAAAGGGTCTCTGGTGTGGAGCGACGTATATCGCCGGCAGGTGCAGCTGGTTGCTGATCTCACCGGTGTTGCGATCGAAAATGATCAGATGCTGCAGGAGGCCAGGCGCCATGAGCGCGTGGATCGTCAGCTCAGCATTGGCGCGGAGATCCAGGCGCAGCTCTTGCCGGATCATTGCCCGGTGATTGAAGGGGTGGAGCTGGCGGCGCGCTGTCGGCCGGCGTTTCAGGTGGGTGGCGATTACTACGACTTCATTCCAACGCGTCCCGAGTTGATCGGACGCCGCCGTGAACGGGGGCGCTGGGCCTTGGTGATGGGTGATGTGATGGGCAAGGGGGTACCCGCGGGCCTCTTGATGACCATGCTTCGCGGCATGTTGCGCGCCGAGGTGCTGAGTGGATTGCCGCCGGATCGGATTCTTCACGATCTCAATCAGCTGGCTCTTGAGGATCTGTCCCAGTCCCATCGCTTCGTGACCCTGTTTTATTCGGATTTCGATCCGCGAACCCGGCGGTTGCGCTTTGCCAATGCCGCGCACAATCCGCCTTTGATCTGGCGTGCTCAGCAACGCACGATCAGCCGCCTGGATGCGCCGGGATTGTTGATCGGCCTGCAGCCTGAGGCGGATTACGGCACTGGCTCCATCGTGTTGGAACCTGGAGATGTGCTGCTCTATTACACCGATGGGGTCACGGAAGCTCCAGGCATCACCGGGGATCGTTTTGATGAAGCAAGGCTGATCCGCAGCCTGGAATCAGCCTGTCGCTCCGGCACTGGATCCCAGGGAATTCTCGATCAGTTGTTCGACCGCCTGGATCGTTTTGTCGGGGCCGATCGTCAGCTGGAAGATGATGCCTCGATGGTGGTGTTGAAGGTGCGTGAGGAGGTAATGCTCCCCTCGGTTCCCCGGTCTCCGGCCTGA
- the argH gene encoding argininosuccinate lyase yields MAGGVTGGGSATWSDRFEQGLHPAIERFNASIGFDITLLQEDLDGSIAHARMLAQCGVISEAEADQLCGGLEQIRAEAAEGRFQPGLEDEDVHFAVERRLIALLGPVGKKLHTGRSRNDQVGTDLRLWLRRRIDELIPQVKTFQQALLRQALSHRQTLIPGYTHLQRAQPVCLAHHLLAYVEMLERDRQRLEDVRKRVNVSPLGAAALAGTPVPIDRRSTAAALGFESLYANSLDAVSDRDFAVEFSAAISLVMVHLSRLGEEVIFWASEECGFVRLSDRCATGSSLMPQKKNPDVPELVRGKCGRVFGHLQGLLTMIKGLPLAYNKDFQEDKEALFDVVSTGSQCLEAMTILMDEGLSFREDRLEAAVAADFSNATDVADYLVARQVPFREAYQIVGSVVKQCLSEGLLLRDLSLDRWQSFHPAIESDLYDALAPRQVVAARTSEGGTGFDRVQEQLSAWSERLDLANG; encoded by the coding sequence ATGGCTGGCGGAGTGACAGGAGGAGGCTCTGCAACCTGGAGTGATCGCTTCGAGCAGGGATTGCATCCAGCGATTGAGCGTTTCAATGCGTCCATCGGCTTTGACATCACCCTTCTGCAGGAGGATCTCGACGGATCCATTGCCCATGCCCGCATGCTCGCGCAGTGCGGTGTGATTAGTGAAGCTGAGGCGGATCAACTCTGCGGTGGCTTGGAGCAGATTCGGGCTGAGGCCGCTGAGGGTCGTTTCCAACCAGGCCTGGAGGATGAGGATGTGCATTTTGCGGTGGAGCGCCGGCTGATCGCTCTGCTTGGACCTGTTGGCAAGAAATTGCACACCGGTCGCAGTCGCAATGATCAGGTGGGTACGGATCTGCGCCTCTGGCTGCGGCGACGTATCGATGAGCTCATTCCCCAGGTGAAGACGTTTCAACAGGCTCTTCTGCGTCAGGCCCTGAGCCACCGGCAAACGTTGATTCCCGGTTACACCCACCTGCAGCGCGCGCAACCGGTGTGTCTGGCCCATCATCTTCTGGCCTATGTGGAGATGCTTGAGCGGGATCGTCAGCGTCTTGAGGATGTGCGCAAGCGTGTGAATGTTTCACCGCTGGGTGCCGCGGCCCTGGCCGGAACTCCCGTGCCCATCGACCGGCGTAGTACGGCTGCGGCTTTGGGTTTTGAAAGCCTCTATGCCAACAGCCTTGATGCAGTGAGTGACAGGGATTTTGCGGTGGAATTCTCTGCGGCAATCTCTCTGGTGATGGTGCATCTCAGCCGCCTTGGCGAAGAGGTGATCTTCTGGGCTTCCGAGGAATGCGGCTTTGTTCGGCTCAGTGATCGCTGCGCGACTGGCAGCAGCCTGATGCCTCAGAAGAAAAATCCTGATGTTCCCGAATTGGTGAGGGGAAAGTGCGGACGGGTGTTTGGTCATCTTCAGGGCCTGCTGACGATGATCAAGGGCCTGCCACTGGCTTACAACAAGGATTTTCAGGAGGACAAGGAAGCCCTGTTCGATGTGGTCTCCACCGGTTCCCAGTGCCTGGAAGCGATGACGATCTTGATGGATGAGGGCCTCAGCTTCCGGGAGGACCGTCTGGAGGCAGCAGTGGCTGCCGACTTTTCCAATGCCACTGACGTGGCTGATTACCTGGTGGCCCGCCAGGTTCCCTTTCGGGAGGCTTATCAGATCGTGGGTTCGGTGGTGAAACAGTGTCTGAGCGAGGGGTTGTTGCTGCGCGACCTCAGCCTGGATCGCTGGCAGAGTTTTCATCCGGCGATTGAATCCGATCTCTATGACGCACTGGCTCCTCGCCAGGTTGTTGCGGCGCGGACCAGTGAAGGTGGAACGGGCTTCGATCGTGTGCAAGAACAGCTGTCAGCTTGGAGTGAGCGTTTGGACTTAGCGAATGGATGA
- a CDS encoding RNA-binding protein — protein sequence MSIFVGNLPFRAEQEDVIELFAAFGEVTNCALPLERDTGRKRGFAFVEMADDAAEAAAIEALQGAELMGRPLRINKAEPRGSAPRRGGGGYGGPGGGGGYRGGGGGYNDGGGGGYRGGGGGYNDGGGGGGYGGPGGGGERRSGARGWEDRSYGGGGGAAGGGYSDGGGGDDGRSRRRRGGAAPSEGGGDDYSGYGGAEG from the coding sequence GTGAGCATTTTTGTAGGCAATTTGCCCTTCCGCGCTGAGCAGGAAGACGTCATTGAATTGTTCGCTGCTTTTGGAGAGGTCACGAACTGTGCCCTTCCCCTTGAGCGCGACACCGGTCGCAAACGAGGTTTTGCCTTCGTGGAAATGGCTGATGACGCGGCTGAAGCCGCTGCCATTGAAGCCCTCCAGGGTGCAGAGCTGATGGGCCGTCCTCTGCGCATCAACAAGGCGGAGCCCCGCGGCAGCGCACCCCGCCGTGGCGGTGGTGGTTACGGCGGTCCAGGCGGCGGTGGCGGCTATCGCGGCGGCGGCGGTGGCTACAACGATGGCGGTGGTGGTGGTTACCGCGGTGGCGGTGGCGGCTACAACGATGGCGGCGGCGGTGGTGGTTACGGCGGTCCAGGCGGTGGCGGTGAGCGCCGTTCGGGTGCCCGTGGCTGGGAAGATCGCAGTTACGGCGGTGGCGGCGGAGCCGCTGGCGGTGGTTACAGCGATGGTGGCGGCGGAGACGACGGCCGTAGCCGTCGCCGCCGGGGTGGAGCCGCACCTAGTGAGGGCGGCGGAGATGACTACAGCGGCTACGGCGGCGCTGAAGGCTGA
- the dusA gene encoding tRNA dihydrouridine(20/20a) synthase DusA has product MDSLTDADREPPWRFSVAPMLDCTDRHFRQLMRQISRRSLLYSEMVVAQALHHSNRRERLLGFDPEEHPIVLQVGGDDPQLLAEASRMAADWGYDEINLNVGCPSPRVQAGNFGACLMAEPERVAQCVEAMVLASDRPVTVKHRVGIDDLDSDDLLTAFVDRVADAGASRFSVHARKAWLEGLDPKQNRTIPPLQHDRVIALKERRPQLTIELNGGLDTPEQCLDALQHCDGAMVGRAAYAHPLRWASVDALIYGDAPQSVRASDVLIGLIPHAERHLQRGGRLWDIGRHLVQLVEGVPGARHWRRDLGEKAQRAGADLTVLEASARQLIDAGL; this is encoded by the coding sequence ATGGATTCCCTCACCGATGCCGATCGGGAACCCCCCTGGCGTTTCAGTGTCGCCCCGATGCTGGACTGCACCGACCGGCATTTCCGCCAGTTGATGCGGCAGATCAGCCGCCGTTCGCTTCTCTACAGCGAAATGGTGGTGGCCCAGGCGCTGCACCACAGCAACCGCAGGGAACGGCTGCTCGGTTTCGATCCAGAAGAACATCCGATCGTGCTGCAGGTGGGAGGCGATGATCCCCAGCTGCTGGCCGAAGCCAGCCGCATGGCGGCGGACTGGGGCTACGACGAAATCAACCTGAATGTGGGCTGCCCCAGCCCGCGGGTGCAGGCCGGCAATTTCGGTGCCTGTCTGATGGCGGAACCTGAGCGAGTGGCGCAATGCGTGGAGGCGATGGTATTGGCCAGCGATCGACCCGTCACGGTGAAGCACCGCGTGGGGATCGATGATCTCGACAGCGACGATCTACTCACGGCCTTCGTGGACCGAGTGGCCGATGCCGGAGCCTCTCGCTTCAGCGTGCATGCACGCAAAGCGTGGCTGGAGGGTCTTGACCCCAAACAGAACCGCACGATTCCCCCCCTACAGCACGACCGGGTGATCGCCCTGAAAGAGCGCAGACCGCAGCTCACGATCGAACTGAACGGAGGCCTCGACACACCGGAACAATGCCTTGATGCCTTGCAGCACTGTGACGGTGCCATGGTGGGGCGTGCGGCCTATGCCCACCCCTTGCGCTGGGCGTCAGTGGATGCGCTGATCTATGGCGATGCCCCTCAAAGCGTGCGGGCATCGGATGTACTGATCGGCCTGATTCCCCATGCCGAACGGCACCTGCAGCGCGGAGGCCGGCTCTGGGACATTGGCCGCCATCTCGTGCAACTGGTGGAAGGAGTTCCTGGTGCCCGTCACTGGCGCCGTGATCTCGGTGAGAAGGCGCAGCGCGCTGGCGCCGATCTCACAGTGCTGGAAGCATCAGCCCGGCAGCTGATCGATGCCGGGCTGTAA
- the msrB gene encoding peptide-methionine (R)-S-oxide reductase MsrB: MTAMTPTLEQWLLSRRSLMVAMAAGLFGVFRAPDRVLAASKASDAAWDLTDAQWKKRLTPEAYSVLRKEGTERPFTSALNNEKRTGTYHCAGCDLPLFSSKAKFDSGTGWPSFFEPLPGAIGTKVDFKLIVPRTEYHCSRCGGHQGHVFNDGPRPTGKRYCNNGVALRFQPA; the protein is encoded by the coding sequence ATGACAGCGATGACTCCCACTCTTGAGCAGTGGTTGCTGAGCCGCCGTTCCCTGATGGTGGCGATGGCAGCGGGTTTGTTTGGGGTGTTCAGGGCTCCAGACCGGGTGTTGGCGGCCTCCAAGGCATCTGATGCGGCCTGGGATCTGACGGATGCGCAATGGAAGAAGCGCCTCACACCCGAGGCCTATTCGGTGCTTCGCAAGGAGGGCACCGAACGTCCGTTCACGAGCGCGTTGAACAACGAGAAACGAACTGGTACTTATCACTGCGCCGGGTGCGATCTGCCTCTGTTTTCGTCGAAAGCCAAGTTCGACAGTGGCACCGGTTGGCCCAGTTTCTTTGAGCCTTTGCCAGGTGCGATCGGCACAAAAGTAGATTTCAAACTGATCGTTCCGCGCACGGAATACCACTGCAGCCGCTGCGGCGGACACCAGGGCCATGTGTTCAATGACGGCCCCCGGCCAACCGGCAAGCGCTACTGCAACAACGGCGTTGCCCTGCGTTTCCAGCCAGCTTGA
- a CDS encoding NAD(P)/FAD-dependent oxidoreductase, with translation MAAITAAEQGLARVLVLEGTPEPLQKVRISGGGRCNVTHACWDPRELASHYPRGSRPLRGPFSRFACGDAIAWFDERGLTLVEESDGRLFPKENRSEAVIRCLQQAAAAAGVQWQMRAMVQQITLHPEGGFLVEGRGLEQPLRARSVMLATGGHPSGRKLAAALGHQVVQPVPSLFSLTLQARELTACSGIALDAVGLDLKLGDQRFRQTGRVLITHRGLSGPATLRLSAFAARALHQSHYKGDLKVDWSAGLGRSGVEQRLQQWRREQARRTVSAAKPMDHLPRRLWQAFLALAGVEEERRWADLPVKAERQLVEILCAQRLAIQGRGPFGEEFVTAGGVDLGEVNLATMESRRCPGLYLAGELLDVDGVTGGFNFQACWSGGWLAGMAIAGVNQADC, from the coding sequence ATGGCAGCGATCACCGCTGCCGAGCAGGGTCTGGCTCGGGTGCTGGTGCTCGAAGGCACTCCGGAGCCCCTGCAGAAGGTGCGCATCAGTGGGGGCGGTCGCTGCAATGTGACCCATGCCTGCTGGGATCCGCGTGAGTTGGCCAGCCACTATCCGCGCGGCAGTAGACCCTTGCGTGGTCCGTTCAGTCGCTTCGCTTGTGGTGATGCGATTGCCTGGTTTGATGAACGGGGTCTCACCCTGGTGGAGGAGTCCGACGGACGCCTGTTCCCCAAAGAGAACCGATCGGAAGCGGTGATCCGCTGCCTGCAGCAGGCCGCCGCCGCCGCGGGGGTGCAATGGCAGATGCGAGCGATGGTTCAGCAGATCACGCTTCATCCTGAGGGTGGGTTTCTGGTTGAGGGCCGCGGTCTGGAGCAGCCCTTGCGAGCCCGCAGCGTGATGTTGGCCACCGGCGGTCATCCCAGCGGCCGCAAGTTGGCTGCAGCGTTGGGTCACCAGGTGGTGCAACCGGTGCCGTCGCTGTTCAGCCTCACGCTGCAGGCCCGGGAGCTCACCGCCTGCAGCGGCATCGCCCTTGATGCTGTGGGCTTGGATCTGAAGCTGGGTGATCAGCGCTTTCGCCAGACCGGCCGGGTGCTGATCACCCACCGGGGTTTGAGCGGTCCTGCCACCCTGCGGCTTTCTGCGTTTGCGGCCCGAGCTCTGCATCAGAGCCACTACAAGGGTGATCTGAAGGTGGATTGGAGTGCTGGGCTGGGCCGCTCCGGGGTGGAGCAGCGGTTGCAGCAGTGGCGCCGTGAACAGGCCCGGCGCACTGTGTCAGCCGCCAAGCCTATGGACCACCTGCCGCGCCGCCTATGGCAGGCCTTTCTTGCATTGGCTGGGGTGGAGGAGGAGCGGCGCTGGGCAGATCTGCCGGTGAAGGCCGAGCGCCAGCTGGTGGAGATTCTCTGCGCGCAGCGGCTGGCGATCCAGGGACGTGGCCCGTTTGGAGAGGAGTTTGTAACGGCTGGCGGTGTGGATCTCGGTGAGGTGAACCTGGCCACGATGGAAAGCCGCCGCTGCCCTGGTTTGTATCTAGCCGGTGAACTCCTGGATGTGGATGGAGTGACGGGCGGCTTCAATTTCCAGGCCTGCTGGAGCGGCGGCTGGCTGGCTGGGATGGCGATTGCAGGTGTTAATCAAGCTGATTGCTAA
- a CDS encoding type II secretion system F family protein translates to MTKYRAVYINQEGQRASSILDAKDESTAKQNLRRRGLKPIQIEIHNDKKPAQAPRTQRFEAHCITVKGNKRTVTIDAPNPAAAKKQLRRSGLRAESIALAINPTGKDSNTNESKPGNRSGFLQTLEEALQKPPGVKDKAVWASKLAALVDAGVPIVRSLDLMATQQKLPMFKKALTAVGLEVNQGTAMGAAMRQWPKVFDQLTVAMVEAGEAGGVLDESLKRLAKLLEDNARLQNQIKGALGYPVAVLVIAILVFLGMTIFLIPTFAGIFEDLGAELPLFTQLMVDLSKLLRSSAALVFAGVLLVGIWLFSRYYATHKGRRVIDRLMLKVPLFGDLIMKTATAQFCRIFSSLTRAGVPILMSLEISSETAGNSIISDAILESRGLVQEGVLLSTALTRQKVLPDMALSMLSIGEETGEMDQMLSKVADFYEDEVSASVKALTSMLEPAMIVVVGGIVGSILLAMYLPMFTVFDQIQ, encoded by the coding sequence ATGACGAAGTATCGAGCTGTTTATATCAATCAAGAAGGCCAGAGAGCAAGCAGCATTCTTGATGCCAAGGATGAATCAACGGCAAAACAGAATCTGAGACGACGTGGCTTAAAACCCATTCAAATTGAAATCCATAACGACAAAAAACCGGCACAAGCACCACGCACCCAGCGCTTCGAGGCTCACTGCATCACTGTGAAAGGTAACAAGCGCACCGTAACCATCGATGCACCCAATCCTGCCGCTGCCAAAAAACAACTCAGACGTTCTGGCTTACGCGCAGAATCAATCGCATTAGCCATCAACCCAACCGGTAAAGACAGCAACACCAACGAAAGCAAACCAGGCAACCGATCCGGATTTCTTCAAACCCTCGAGGAAGCACTGCAGAAGCCCCCCGGCGTGAAAGACAAAGCGGTCTGGGCCAGCAAGCTGGCCGCGCTGGTGGATGCCGGCGTACCGATCGTGCGCAGCCTCGATCTGATGGCCACCCAGCAGAAGCTGCCGATGTTCAAGAAGGCGCTCACCGCCGTGGGACTGGAAGTGAACCAGGGCACGGCCATGGGAGCTGCCATGCGCCAGTGGCCAAAAGTGTTTGATCAACTCACCGTGGCCATGGTGGAAGCCGGCGAGGCGGGCGGGGTGCTGGATGAATCACTCAAGCGCCTGGCCAAACTGCTGGAAGACAACGCCCGATTGCAGAACCAGATCAAGGGAGCCCTGGGCTACCCGGTGGCCGTTCTGGTGATTGCCATTCTGGTGTTCCTAGGAATGACCATCTTTCTGATTCCCACCTTTGCGGGAATCTTCGAAGACCTGGGGGCCGAACTGCCCTTGTTCACGCAGCTGATGGTGGACCTGAGCAAACTGCTGCGCTCTTCGGCTGCACTTGTCTTCGCTGGAGTGCTGCTGGTGGGCATCTGGCTGTTCAGCCGCTACTACGCCACCCACAAGGGCCGCCGGGTGATTGATCGCCTCATGCTCAAAGTTCCGCTGTTTGGCGACTTGATCATGAAAACCGCCACCGCCCAGTTCTGCCGGATTTTCAGTTCACTCACGCGCGCAGGCGTACCGATCTTGATGTCGCTTGAGATCTCCAGCGAAACAGCAGGCAACTCAATCATTTCCGACGCGATCCTGGAATCGCGCGGCCTGGTGCAGGAAGGGGTGCTGCTGAGCACGGCGCTCACCCGCCAGAAAGTGCTGCCGGATATGGCCCTGAGCATGCTCTCGATCGGCGAGGAAACCGGTGAGATGGACCAGATGCTCAGCAAGGTGGCCGACTTCTACGAAGACGAGGTTTCGGCATCCGTGAAGGCGCTCACCTCGATGCTTGAACCCGCGATGATTGTGGTGGTGGGCGGCATTGTGGGGTCCATTCTGCTGGCGATGTACCTGCCGATGTTCACCGTGTTTGATCAGATTCAATAA